TTGGAACCAGCAGATCAGCAGCGCGCCGAAGGCGTTCGACATTATTTCAGGGTCGAAAATGTGGGAACAGGAAGTCGGGCTTCCGCGGCCGCCCGCCGCAGGGGATGCTCCTCCGGAGATTCGACGGTACGCCCTGCACCAGGCCAATTATCTTAAACGCGGAATGACCTTGTTTCTGCAGATCAGTGATGCCACCGGCAAAATTCACAAGGTGTTCCCTGTGGGCCAGATGGTATCGTTCGCACGGCCCGAACCCCAGGTGGACGGCTTGAGCAACCTGCATCTGCTCTACCAGGACGGCAAGCGCAGCTACAATTACACGGTGGTCGATCCCAGCGGGTTGGTGCTGACGCGCCAGACCTACGAATTAACCAGCCGGCCCAGGCTCAAGCGCGAAGAAAATGGCGAGTTAAAAGTCGAAGGCGGCATCCGCCGGGTCAAGGCGACAGACATTCCGCCGCCCGCTTCTGCTGAAAATCATGCTGCGACTGCGACGCCCTGAACTCATTTTTTGGCTCGCGGTTTTGCTCAGTTCGCTCGCACCCGCTGGCGTCCACGGCGCGGAAAATGTCACCCTGCAACTTTCAAACGGGGATCGCATTTCAGGGGCCCTGATCCTCCACTCCACGAATCGCGTCGTTCTCTCAAACAGCTGGAACGCCCGCCTGAGCGTTCCGCTCAACCGCATCGTGTCGGGACTTCCGAAACGCGAAGGCGAAGTCATATCCGATGCGACGGAACTGGTCGTCTACGAAGCCGCCAAACCACTGACCGCCGCAGTTCAAACCACGAACGACGGTCCCTGGAAAGGGGAGGCGCAACTCGGGCTCGACCTGATGTTCGGCGCGCGGGACAGGCGCGGACTCTATGGCCGATTCAAACTGGGTTATCAAAAGCCTTACGAGTCCGATCCCAAAAAATTCTTCCGCAACGTTTTCGATTATTCAATCGATTACGCCACCACCGAATCATTCCGCACCCGCAGTGACGGGACGACGGTGAGCACGATGGAAACAACATCCGATCGAATGCGCGCCAGCAACAAGACATCATTCGACCTTGCAGGACCATGGTACGTCTACAACCTGGTCGGCGGCGGCTTCGATCACGTCCTGAGAATCAACGCGCAATATGAGGCAGGCCCGGGCGTCGGTTACCACGTGATTGAGGAGAAACATCTCACGCTCAACCTGGAATTTGGTCTGAACTATCAGGCCCAGTATCGCTCGGACGGCACTGACGTGCAGGACGTTTACTATCGGCTTGGGCAGGAACTGACCTGGAAACTATCGGACAAGCTCAGCGTGGTGGAACGGCTGGAATATTTTCCCCGAATTAATTTCGACGGACATCGCATGCGATTCGAGACGACGCTCAAGTATGAGCTTTGGAAGAATATTTCCTTGAACCTGACGCTGCTGGACCTTTTCGACACGCATCCTGCCGAGGACGTGGATGAGAACGAACTGCAGGTGCGGTCTTCGCTGGGCTTGAAATTTTGAGCGCCTCGGCTGAAGGAGGCTGACTGGGTGCTTGAGGCGGCTGGAGGCTGAGTATTTTTTCCACGACGCTGCCAAAATCCTGCAGGATCAGATCGGGATGCGCTGCTCCGTTCCACGCGGACCGGATCAGGATGGAAGTGCACCCCGCAGATCGCGCGGCTTCGACATCCTGCCATTTGTCGCTGACCACGAACGAGGCGTTCATGTTGAGCTGCCACTTGCACCGGGCTTCTTGAAACAATCCCGGCCTGGGCTTGCGACAGGGGCAACGGTCGGGATCATCGTGCGGGCAGATGAAAATGTCGTCGACAGGAATGAGGCGGCGCAATTGGTCGTGCATGCGGTCCAACTCGCGTCGTGAGAGATCGCCCCTTGCTATGCCCGGTTGATTGGTCGTCACGAGCAAAAGGAATCCCGCCTCCTTCAGGCGCGCCAGCAATGGGAGGACGCCCTCCTGCAATCGGAACTCGGCCAGACTTGCCGGGCCGACCTGTTGCCGGCCGTTAACAAATGCCTGGTTCAGGACACCGTCACGCTCAATGAACACGGCTTTCTTCATAATGGCGCAACACAGCAGGAACCCGGCCGGGTCCTAACCGTTATTCCAACAATTCCTCCAGCGTTTGCGCCCGCCCTTCCATCGCTTTTACAATCGGCTGCGCGCGAATGACCGCGTTGTCTTCGGTCTGGCCGGGGAAGGCCTTCATCCGGACCCGGACGGCTGCCATGGGATCCCCATTTCGATCACGCAATGGCAGAACCACGATCACCGCGTCCTTGCTGCGGCCGAAATATCGATTTCCCGTCTTGATCGTTTCCGCTTCCGAGACCGAGCCAGGTGTTCCGATCTGATCGACCTGCTTGCTGGCAATGATCACGGGCATTGTCTCCTCGGCGCGCCGGGCAAAGATCGAAAGGTCCAGGACACGGGGATAATCCCGCAACGCATCCCGCACCAGCGCCTTCGCGATCGGCTCGTGCGGCGTGTAGTTCATCCGGAGGCTGGCGAACTGCGCAATCGTATCGGACTTCGTCCACAAGCCGATCCTCCCGGTGCGGCGCGCGGTGCTATCGATCAGCTTTACGAGCTCTTGTCCATTCAGGGCGCACAGGATTCGCGTGCCTTCAGACTGCACCACCAGCGTGTGCCATTCGTTCTTTGTCACCGGAACTTCGGGCCCTATTGCCGGTTTCACCAGCCCGTTCTCGACCTTGAAGCATCGAAAGCTGTTTGCCAAAGCGTCGGCGCGAACGACGAAATAATTGGAGGGGTTTTGATACCGGAATACGAGCCCGGCGCTTTGCTCGAGCGTGCCGGCGACAATTTTGAAACGGATTGATAATTTGAAGTCAGCCACCACCTCGTCCATCAGCAAAACCGGAAACCGTTGCCCAAGCAACTCCCGCGACATCTGCGCCACTATCTCCTTTTCCGGTCCCCCGTCTTCCGCAATGACGCGCCACTCCCCTGCTTTGCCGTGTCCCAGCAGGACGCTGCTGAACCCTTTTGGCAGACCGCCTGCCGAATCGGCTTCGAACGAAATGCTTCGTCCAGCTCCGACCACGGCGCATGTCCACAGCGCAACCGCCAAGACCAAAACAACTCGCATGGGCGGCAGCCTAGCAGAACGATTAACCGCGACAAGTTCTACAGGCTATTCGTAACGCAGCGATTCAATGGGATCGAGGTGGGCTGCCTTGTAGGCGGGATACGTGCCGAAGATGATGCCGACGGCGGAACAGATCGCGAGGCCTAGAATTACCCAGTCGAAAGGAATCACAGGAGTGAGCTTGAGCGCGAGCGCCAGGCTGTTTCCACCCAGAATGCCGAGGCCGACGCCGATGATCCCGCCAATCTCACAAAGAACGATGGCTTCCAAAATAAACTGAGTCATGATCGTTCTCCGTTTCGCGCCGATCGCCCGGCGGATGCCGATCTCCCGGGTGCGTTCTGTCACCGAAACCAGCATGATGTTCATGATCCCGATCCCGGATGCCAGCAATGCAATGGAACTCACCACCGCAACGCCCAGCCGGACGGCGCGCGTGAAGTTCTCAAACTGTTCAATCATGGAGTCATTCGAGAAGAGTTCGAAGTCGTCGTCGGCTCCGGGTGGCACCTTGCGGATGACACGCAGCAGCCCTCGCGTCTGTTCCACGGCCGCCGCGTAACCCGCCTGATCGGCGGCCTGCACAAGAATTGCCACACTGCGATCGCGCCGTCCGTATCGATCCAAACCTGTTGTGATCGGGATGACTGCGAAGTTGTCCTGATCACCTCCGAGGGAAGTTCCCTTTTTTTCGAGCACGCCAATCACCGTATAGTTGATGCCATCGAGCTTGACCCGTTCGCCCACGGCGCCGCCAAACGGGAAAACGCTTTGGGCCAGGCCGCCGCCAAGAACACAGACGTCCCGCGCATTATCGACATCGCCTTCTGCAAGCAGGCGGCCTTCAGCAAGATTCCAATTTCGAGCGGCGAAGCTCCCCGGCGTTTCGCCGAACAGGCGAACGTTCGGCGCGCTCGAACCATTGCGGCTGCTGACTTCCCCCGCCCAAAACGAAGTCTCCACGCCGATGCTCGCGGGAAGAGTCGCCTTGTCCTGCAATCGCCTGGCCTGGGCGTATGTGATGTTCTTGCGCCGCCAAAACTTCTCAAAGCCGTCGGGTCCGCCAAAGTAAACGCCTGGCCATTTCTGGATCATGAACGTGTGGCCGCCGAGCTGGCTGAGGTTGGATTCCACGTCGGCCTGCAGCACGCGCATCGCAGTCATCACCACAATGATGGAGAACACGCCGATGAGAACGCCCAACAAGGTCAGCGCTGAACGCAGCTTGTGGGCGACGAGGGCCCCGAGCGCCATGCGGAAGCTTTCGCGTGTCTCTGCCATCAGGACCCATAGAGTGCGTTTTTTCATTCGCTGCGCAGTGCATCCACGGGGTTCATGCGCGCGGCGCGCCAGGCAGGAAAGAATCCCGAAAGCAGCCCCGTAACCAGCGACACAACCAGTGCGATGGTCACGACAAGGGGCGACAGTTCAGCGGGAAAATAACGCTTCATCGCGAGGGTAATCGGCCACGCGATCGCGAGCGCCACAAGCCCGCCGAGCAGGCAAATGCTCGATGCCTCAAGCAGGAATTGAAGCAGGATGGTCCTGCGCTTGGCTCCAATCGCTTTGCGGATCCCGATCTCGCGCGTCCTTTCAGCGACGGAGACAAACATAATGTTCATGATTCCGATGCCACCAACAAACAGTGACAGGCCAGTAACGAAGAGGCCGATGGCAGCGATCGTCCCGGCGACGCGATGAAACATCTCGAGGACCTGGTCCTGCTGATTGATTGAAAAATCATCGTCCTCGGCCGGCCCCAGGCGCCGCACCTTGCGCATGACGCTGCGCAGTTCCTCCCGCGCCTCCTCGATTTGTTCCACCTGCTTGATCTTCACCTGGATGTCAAAGTCCGGATTGCTGACAAACGCAGAACGAAATTGCGGGAGAGGGATGATGACCTGATTATCAAGACCGCCTCCGCCGTCGCCAAACAAGCCGCCTTTCTTTTCCAGCACGCCAACCACTTCAAACTGCGTCTGCCCGATGGTGACACGCGCCCCGAGGGGAGAGTTCTCCCGGAACAGATTCGTCGCCACTGTTGCCCCTATAACGCACACAGGCCTGCCGCCCTCAGCCTCCGCGTGTGAAAGGACTCGCCCGTGTGAAACCATCAGGCCGCTGATCTGGAAATACGACGCTGTCGTGCCGATCACAGGGACCCCGTCGGAACTGCGCTTGCCGAATCGCACTGGCCTTCGCGACTGAGCCACGGGGGCAATGGCGACGGCGCTCGTGAACTGCCGCTCCAGCTCATTGACCTCGGCGAGGGTCAACTGCTTGCGCTTTTGCATCTTCATCCAATCGTCGTGCGAATTCACAAACCAGGCGCTGCGCTGAACGTAAAGCGTGTCGCCGCCAATGAACGAAATACTATCGACAAATGCGCGATTCAATCCCTGGATCGCCGTGCCCATCAGGGTGACTGTCACCACCCCGATCACGACCCCCAGGGTTGTGAGAATCGATCGCAGCTTGTTTGCGCGGATGGCATCCCACGCGATGCTGAGGCCTTCCTTCAGTTCAGCGAGCAGGTTCATTGCGCGCGTTGCGCCTGCGGAATGATGGGAGGCAGGCCGCTGCCGGTTTCCGGATTCACCGCAAGAGACTCGTCACTCGCAAGAAGGCCGTCACGAATCCTCAAAACCCGGCGCGCCTGCCGCGCCACGGCTTCTTCATGCGTGACAAGAATGATCGTGTGTCCCTGCTTCCACAATTGATCGAACAACGCAAGAATCTCCGCGCCGGTGCGTGAGTCGAGGTTGCCCGTCGGTTCATCCGCCAGCAGGATCGAAGGGTTGTTGACGAGCGCCCGCGCGATCGCGACCCGCTGACGCTGTCCTCCCGACAGTTCGTTTGGCCGATGATGCACCCGGTCCGCAAGGCCCACGTGTGACAACGCATCGAGCGCGACCCGCCGGCGTTCCTCGGCTGACATGCCGGAGTAAATGAGAGGCAACTCGACATTCCGCAGCGCGTCTGAACGGGGCAGCAGATTGAATGTTTGGAAGACGAACCCGATCTCACGATTGCGGATCTCGGCCAGCTGATTGTCCTCCATCATGCTCACGTCGACTCCGTTCAGGACGTAACTGCCAGCACTCGGGGTGTCCAGGCAGCCGATCAGGTTCATCAGTGTGGACTTGCCCGAACCCGACGGTCCCATGATCGCGACGTATTCGCCGCGTTTGATTTCCACAGTCACCTCGCGCAACGCATGGACCGTTTCGTTACCCATCTGGTACCGGCGGGAAATTTTGTCGAGGCGAATGAGTGTCATGGACGCTCCTTCCGGCGGGCGACCCTGCACAGGCGCGGCGATCCATGAAACACAGCAATCAGGCTCAGTAACCGCGGCAGATCTTTTCCAAGGTAGCGATTCATGACGCTCACTTTTTGTCCGCGGTGGCGGCTTCGGGTGAGCCCCGTACAACTTTGTGGCCATCCTGGAGATCACGAATCGCGCGGTAATTCCCCGACACCACCTCATCACCTTCCTTCAAGCCGTCGAGAATCTCGTAATAATTGTCGTCACTGATGCCGCTCTTGACCGGAACCATGCGCACCGCGTCGCCATTCACAACAAATACAACCTCCTGCTGCTTCACCGTTTCCTTCAGGCGTCGATCGCCCGATGCCGGATCATTGGTAGTCTGAGCAACGGCATTCGTGCCGGTGTTCTCCTTTTTGTCCTTCGTTTCCTTCGGCGGCCGAGTGGTAAGGCTGGCGATCGGAACAGTGAGCACATTCGTGCGGTACCGCGTTTCAATCTCAGCTGTCACCGACATTCCTGGCCGCAGCACTTCCTTCTCCTGGACGCGGACGTGCACCTCAAACTTGGCCGCTTCCTGGCTGCTGCTGCTGCCTGACATTCCCAGGGCCGACGTGCCGCTGCCTTTGGCTGAATTCGCGATTTCGGTGACCACCCCGGAGAACTTCCGGTCGCGGAACGCATCCACTTCCAGCCGCGCGATCTGTCCTGGCTCGATCAGAATCACGTCCATCTCGCCAATATCAACGCGTGCTTCCATTTCGTTGAGATCTGCGATTGTCATGATTTCCGTCCCCTTGTTGAATGATGTGCCCAGCACGCGTTCGCCAAGTTGCGATTGCAACCGAACAACGGTTCCATCCATCGGTGCTGAAATGGTCGTCTTGCTCAGATCATCCACCGCCTTGTCGAGACCGAAGCGCGCCTGGTCCTCCTGGTGAACGGCGTTCTCATATTGAAGCCGGGCCACCTCGTAACTTGTTTTGAACTCCAGGAAAATGGAGTCGGACACCAGCTTGTTCTGGAACAACTCCAGGTTGCGCTTGTATTCGGCCTCAGCCATTTCCAGTTGCGCCTTTGCAAGATTGCGGCTGCCGGTCGACGACCGATAGTTCGCTTCGGCAGAATTGCGCGTGGCAATGTAGTTGTCCGGTTTGATCTGAACCAGCAAGTCGCCCTTCTTCACGCGATCTCCCTCGCGCACCGGCAACTTCACAATCTCGCCCGCAACCTCCGGGCTGATCACCACCTGCTTGACGGGCTGGATCTTTCCGTTCGCAACAACTATCTCCGTGATGTTGCGTCGGGACACTTTTTCAGTTTGAACCGTCGTCGCCGGCGGTTTCCGGTTGGCGAGGGCAAACACAACGAGCCCGCCGACCACGACGATGGCGGCCAGTATGAAAATCCAACGTTTGCGCCGTTTGGGAGTTGTCATGATGACTTTCTATTTTCTGTGCCCGATTGTTTTTTCCTAGCCCGACAATGAAGCCAGGCCGAGGCCGAGGATCGCGATCGCAAGCTGGACGGCGAGCCACGTTCCCATCACGAGGAGCAATGTTTGTGAAAGCCGCACCCCGGCCAGGCGAGCGAGGCCTGTCGCAAGCAATGTCACGAACCAGATGTTGAACACGTTCGCCTGGACAATGAAGGGGGTTGATTTGGTGCGGGCGTCGATCTGCGACAGCAACGAGCCTGACGGGTCAGGCCTGGCAAAGCCCGTCGTCAGAGCCACGGCAACGATGCTGCCAACGACGGTGACCATTGTCGCGAGGCCGGCAACCTCGAGCGTCTTGAGAAAATTCAGCCGAACCTTCAAAAACAGTACCGCGAGAAGCCAGAGTAGAAACGCCCATCCAAACATTCGCAATGTGGTGACACCGCCTGCCATGGCAA
Above is a genomic segment from Verrucomicrobiia bacterium containing:
- a CDS encoding DUF481 domain-containing protein — protein: MLRLRRPELIFWLAVLLSSLAPAGVHGAENVTLQLSNGDRISGALILHSTNRVVLSNSWNARLSVPLNRIVSGLPKREGEVISDATELVVYEAAKPLTAAVQTTNDGPWKGEAQLGLDLMFGARDRRGLYGRFKLGYQKPYESDPKKFFRNVFDYSIDYATTESFRTRSDGTTVSTMETTSDRMRASNKTSFDLAGPWYVYNLVGGGFDHVLRINAQYEAGPGVGYHVIEEKHLTLNLEFGLNYQAQYRSDGTDVQDVYYRLGQELTWKLSDKLSVVERLEYFPRINFDGHRMRFETTLKYELWKNISLNLTLLDLFDTHPAEDVDENELQVRSSLGLKF
- a CDS encoding family 16 glycoside hydrolase translates to MRVVLVLAVALWTCAVVGAGRSISFEADSAGGLPKGFSSVLLGHGKAGEWRVIAEDGGPEKEIVAQMSRELLGQRFPVLLMDEVVADFKLSIRFKIVAGTLEQSAGLVFRYQNPSNYFVVRADALANSFRCFKVENGLVKPAIGPEVPVTKNEWHTLVVQSEGTRILCALNGQELVKLIDSTARRTGRIGLWTKSDTIAQFASLRMNYTPHEPIAKALVRDALRDYPRVLDLSIFARRAEETMPVIIASKQVDQIGTPGSVSEAETIKTGNRYFGRSKDAVIVVLPLRDRNGDPMAAVRVRMKAFPGQTEDNAVIRAQPIVKAMEGRAQTLEELLE
- a CDS encoding ABC transporter permease, translated to MKKRTLWVLMAETRESFRMALGALVAHKLRSALTLLGVLIGVFSIIVVMTAMRVLQADVESNLSQLGGHTFMIQKWPGVYFGGPDGFEKFWRRKNITYAQARRLQDKATLPASIGVETSFWAGEVSSRNGSSAPNVRLFGETPGSFAARNWNLAEGRLLAEGDVDNARDVCVLGGGLAQSVFPFGGAVGERVKLDGINYTVIGVLEKKGTSLGGDQDNFAVIPITTGLDRYGRRDRSVAILVQAADQAGYAAAVEQTRGLLRVIRKVPPGADDDFELFSNDSMIEQFENFTRAVRLGVAVVSSIALLASGIGIMNIMLVSVTERTREIGIRRAIGAKRRTIMTQFILEAIVLCEIGGIIGVGLGILGGNSLALALKLTPVIPFDWVILGLAICSAVGIIFGTYPAYKAAHLDPIESLRYE
- a CDS encoding ABC transporter permease — its product is MNLLAELKEGLSIAWDAIRANKLRSILTTLGVVIGVVTVTLMGTAIQGLNRAFVDSISFIGGDTLYVQRSAWFVNSHDDWMKMQKRKQLTLAEVNELERQFTSAVAIAPVAQSRRPVRFGKRSSDGVPVIGTTASYFQISGLMVSHGRVLSHAEAEGGRPVCVIGATVATNLFRENSPLGARVTIGQTQFEVVGVLEKKGGLFGDGGGGLDNQVIIPLPQFRSAFVSNPDFDIQVKIKQVEQIEEAREELRSVMRKVRRLGPAEDDDFSINQQDQVLEMFHRVAGTIAAIGLFVTGLSLFVGGIGIMNIMFVSVAERTREIGIRKAIGAKRRTILLQFLLEASSICLLGGLVALAIAWPITLAMKRYFPAELSPLVVTIALVVSLVTGLLSGFFPAWRAARMNPVDALRSE
- a CDS encoding ABC transporter ATP-binding protein codes for the protein MTLIRLDKISRRYQMGNETVHALREVTVEIKRGEYVAIMGPSGSGKSTLMNLIGCLDTPSAGSYVLNGVDVSMMEDNQLAEIRNREIGFVFQTFNLLPRSDALRNVELPLIYSGMSAEERRRVALDALSHVGLADRVHHRPNELSGGQRQRVAIARALVNNPSILLADEPTGNLDSRTGAEILALFDQLWKQGHTIILVTHEEAVARQARRVLRIRDGLLASDESLAVNPETGSGLPPIIPQAQRAQ
- a CDS encoding efflux RND transporter periplasmic adaptor subunit, yielding MTTPKRRKRWIFILAAIVVVGGLVVFALANRKPPATTVQTEKVSRRNITEIVVANGKIQPVKQVVISPEVAGEIVKLPVREGDRVKKGDLLVQIKPDNYIATRNSAEANYRSSTGSRNLAKAQLEMAEAEYKRNLELFQNKLVSDSIFLEFKTSYEVARLQYENAVHQEDQARFGLDKAVDDLSKTTISAPMDGTVVRLQSQLGERVLGTSFNKGTEIMTIADLNEMEARVDIGEMDVILIEPGQIARLEVDAFRDRKFSGVVTEIANSAKGSGTSALGMSGSSSSQEAAKFEVHVRVQEKEVLRPGMSVTAEIETRYRTNVLTVPIASLTTRPPKETKDKKENTGTNAVAQTTNDPASGDRRLKETVKQQEVVFVVNGDAVRMVPVKSGISDDNYYEILDGLKEGDEVVSGNYRAIRDLQDGHKVVRGSPEAATADKK
- a CDS encoding YIP1 family protein — translated: MDVPPLIPKPGPELQPPQMSVAARVLNVFAVPSATFEDVRASVHSAGTWIVPGILSLVAGVTAFWLTLCQPAALNEFRKVQQENFTKLVAGGKVEQAEADQHLRVVHWMTQPAVARVLSVAMAGGVTTLRMFGWAFLLWLLAVLFLKVRLNFLKTLEVAGLATMVTVVGSIVAVALTTGFARPDPSGSLLSQIDARTKSTPFIVQANVFNIWFVTLLATGLARLAGVRLSQTLLLVMGTWLAVQLAIAILGLGLASLSG